Proteins from a single region of Rhodovibrio salinarum DSM 9154:
- a CDS encoding MucR family transcriptional regulator, with amino-acid sequence MTADTRNFESRDLLDQTTDIVVAYLQHNSVSPDQLSQVIREVHGSLAQSGEATAAPQQEPAVPIKKSIQPDYLVCLEDGAKLKMLKRHLRAAHGMTPEDYRTKWGLSPDYPMVAPNYAEQRSEFAKDIGLGRKPRT; translated from the coding sequence GTGACGGCCGATACGAGGAACTTTGAGAGCCGTGACTTGCTAGACCAAACGACGGATATCGTCGTCGCTTATCTGCAGCACAACAGTGTGAGCCCAGACCAACTCTCGCAGGTCATCCGCGAAGTGCATGGCAGTCTGGCCCAGTCGGGTGAAGCGACCGCCGCCCCACAACAAGAACCGGCCGTTCCGATCAAAAAGTCGATCCAACCCGACTATCTTGTATGCTTGGAAGACGGGGCGAAACTGAAGATGCTGAAGCGCCACCTGCGCGCAGCACATGGCATGACCCCCGAAGATTACCGGACCAAGTGGGGACTCAGCCCGGACTATCCGATGGTCGCGCCGAACTATGCCGAACAGCGTTCGGAATTCGCCAAGGACATCGGTCTGGGGCGCAAACCCCGGACCTGA
- the ribB gene encoding 3,4-dihydroxy-2-butanone-4-phosphate synthase, protein MSEQAMSSNADPRTTVFHELKSPPQDIIEDARNGRMFILVDDEERENEGDLVIPAQMATPEAINFMAKFGRGLICLALTGERVEELGLPMMARRNEGRLETAFTVSIEAREGVSTGISAHDRAHTVTTAIDPEKGARDIETPGHVFPLAARDGGVLVRAGHTEAAVDIARLAGLNPSGVICEIMADDGTMARRDDLVQFAQYHGLKIGTIADLIAYRRRHDRIVQRIHETTLNSTYGGQFNMAIYVNTVAYAEHVALWIGDIADDRPVPVRMHALSILDDVLGDRDGGKVGELATAMRMIAEEGRGVIVLIREPTATALSDRLRARKGDASSGGGELRDYGVGAQILLDLGVSDMVLLSNSHRTVVGLQEGYGLRIVDQRPIPTGDDGGAS, encoded by the coding sequence ATGAGTGAGCAGGCCATGAGCAGCAATGCGGATCCGCGCACCACGGTCTTCCACGAGCTGAAGTCGCCGCCGCAGGACATCATCGAGGATGCCCGCAACGGGCGCATGTTTATCCTGGTCGACGACGAGGAGCGGGAAAACGAAGGCGACCTTGTGATCCCCGCTCAGATGGCGACGCCCGAGGCGATCAATTTCATGGCCAAGTTCGGCCGTGGCCTGATCTGCTTGGCGTTGACCGGCGAGCGGGTGGAGGAACTCGGCCTGCCGATGATGGCGCGACGGAACGAAGGTCGTCTGGAAACGGCATTCACCGTGTCGATCGAGGCACGCGAAGGGGTGTCGACTGGCATTTCCGCGCATGATCGGGCCCATACCGTGACAACCGCGATCGATCCTGAGAAGGGCGCGCGGGACATCGAGACGCCGGGCCATGTCTTCCCGCTCGCCGCGCGCGATGGCGGGGTGCTGGTGCGCGCCGGTCACACCGAGGCCGCTGTGGATATTGCCCGACTGGCTGGTCTCAACCCGTCCGGAGTGATCTGCGAGATCATGGCCGACGATGGCACCATGGCCCGGCGCGACGATCTGGTGCAGTTTGCCCAGTACCACGGTCTCAAGATCGGCACGATCGCCGATTTGATCGCCTACCGGCGCCGGCATGATCGGATCGTACAGCGGATTCACGAGACCACGCTGAACAGCACGTACGGCGGCCAATTCAATATGGCGATCTACGTTAACACGGTCGCCTATGCCGAGCATGTCGCGCTTTGGATCGGGGACATCGCGGACGATCGCCCGGTGCCTGTGCGCATGCACGCCTTGTCGATCCTGGACGATGTGCTGGGCGACCGGGACGGCGGCAAGGTGGGGGAATTGGCCACCGCCATGCGCATGATCGCCGAGGAGGGGCGCGGCGTGATCGTGTTGATCCGGGAGCCCACGGCGACGGCGCTTTCCGATCGGCTGCGCGCGCGCAAGGGCGACGCGAGTTCCGGCGGCGGGGAACTGCGCGATTACGGGGTCGGGGCGCAAATTTTGCTGGACCTGGGCGTTAGCGATATGGTCCTGCTGTCGAACAGTCACCGCACGGTGGTCGGTCTGCAGGAAGGTTACGGCCTGCGCATCGTGGACCAACGGCCGATCCCAACCGGTGATGACGGCGGCGCGAGCTGA
- a CDS encoding LysE/ArgO family amino acid transporter, translated as MMVFVSGMAMAASLIVAIGPQNALLIRHGLAQVPTVFAIAGIFVAVDMVLISMGALGVGSLVSQLPELKLTLAAIAAAFFLYYGLSSLWRGIVGGNDDGLLQPATAGSAYGSAIAVSIANPGVLFDTVVLVGGLASRYGDLGTRMVFSSGAVAASLLWFSTLAATSYLAGRYVKGTTVWRVLDIGLGVLMVILAAKLTSDVMALARIVMV; from the coding sequence ATGATGGTGTTCGTCTCTGGCATGGCTATGGCGGCGAGCCTGATCGTCGCGATTGGTCCGCAGAACGCCCTGCTGATCCGCCATGGGTTGGCACAGGTGCCGACAGTGTTCGCGATCGCCGGTATCTTCGTGGCCGTGGACATGGTGTTGATCTCGATGGGCGCGCTTGGTGTGGGGTCGCTGGTGTCTCAATTGCCAGAGCTCAAACTGACACTCGCCGCGATCGCCGCCGCCTTTTTCCTGTACTATGGGCTGTCCAGCCTGTGGCGTGGGATCGTCGGCGGCAACGATGATGGCTTGCTGCAGCCGGCAACCGCTGGGTCGGCGTACGGCTCCGCGATTGCCGTGTCGATCGCCAACCCAGGCGTGCTGTTCGATACCGTCGTCCTGGTTGGTGGGCTGGCCAGCCGCTACGGCGATCTCGGCACCCGGATGGTGTTCTCCAGCGGGGCAGTGGCGGCATCGCTGCTGTGGTTTTCCACGCTTGCCGCGACCTCCTACCTAGCGGGACGCTACGTTAAGGGCACGACGGTCTGGCGGGTGCTCGACATCGGGCTCGGGGTCCTGATGGTCATCCTGGCCGCCAAGCTGACGAGCGACGTCATGGCGCTGGCCCGTATCGTTATGGTCTGA
- a CDS encoding riboflavin synthase, with product MFTGIVTDVGRVRAVQSPPEGEAGDLRFVFDTAYDPATLALGASVCCAGVCLTVVETHAQGFAVDVSAETLSKTTLGDWDAGTPVNLERSLRMGDELGGHLVYGHVDALARVVDAYPEGDSWRYLFEVPQALAQYVAPKGSIALDGVSLTVNEVEGNRFGVNIIPHTRDVTTFGQREAGSLLNCEIDMLARYVARMLAAGGEDKE from the coding sequence ATGTTTACTGGAATCGTGACAGACGTTGGCCGCGTGCGCGCGGTGCAAAGCCCCCCGGAAGGTGAAGCCGGCGATCTCCGGTTTGTCTTCGACACCGCCTATGATCCTGCCACGCTTGCGCTCGGCGCGTCGGTCTGCTGTGCCGGCGTCTGTTTGACAGTGGTTGAGACGCACGCGCAGGGCTTCGCCGTCGACGTCTCCGCCGAGACGTTGTCAAAGACAACGCTGGGCGACTGGGACGCGGGCACGCCGGTCAATCTGGAACGTTCCCTGCGAATGGGCGACGAACTGGGCGGCCATTTGGTGTACGGCCACGTCGATGCGCTTGCGCGTGTGGTCGACGCCTATCCCGAGGGCGATTCCTGGCGCTACCTTTTCGAGGTGCCGCAGGCGCTTGCGCAGTACGTGGCGCCCAAGGGCTCGATCGCGCTCGATGGCGTGTCGCTGACGGTGAACGAGGTCGAGGGCAACCGGTTTGGCGTGAACATCATCCCGCACACCCGCGACGTAACGACGTTCGGCCAGCGCGAGGCGGGCAGTCTCCTGAATTGCGAAATCGACATGCTGGCGCGCTATGTAGCGCGCATGCTCGCGGCGGGTGGCGAGGACAAGGAATGA
- a CDS encoding fatty acid desaturase family protein → MLFSFPCALPTRGGAHLTRAKGKCRMSAKTVRRAFRHEFKNLPRNDLWTASAIFATYLLGIAGGIALGAYLIGHPGLWSPFAVMALIVFIATRLRGLNNIVHECSHYTFTRSIRANVAFGRIAAVVLLGAFRKYEREHATHHTFLGDRMHDKDFENLQVFRIDAPVTRGSLLRHVVTPLLCLHIRRYFPVDLSFEDGRGVGIAKMALLAAVGAGAWLAPLTTVLMVLVPYLYVMTAINYWNDCVDHAGLIGESDDLYASRNLILPQPVRALLFPRNDCYHLVHHLFPSVPVQHLPACHRRLMTDPVYAALRHHPRLPRSQPAGQVGWSAP, encoded by the coding sequence TTGCTTTTTAGCTTCCCTTGCGCGTTGCCGACCCGCGGCGGCGCTCACCTTACGCGAGCAAAAGGGAAGTGCCGTATGTCTGCCAAAACCGTCCGCCGAGCTTTCCGGCATGAGTTCAAAAACCTACCCCGCAACGATCTGTGGACCGCCTCGGCGATTTTCGCCACCTACCTGCTCGGTATCGCCGGCGGCATTGCCTTGGGCGCCTACCTGATCGGTCATCCGGGGTTATGGAGCCCGTTCGCGGTCATGGCGCTGATTGTGTTCATCGCCACCCGACTTCGTGGGCTCAACAATATCGTGCATGAGTGCAGCCATTACACCTTCACGCGGTCGATCCGCGCCAACGTGGCATTCGGCCGGATCGCGGCCGTCGTGTTGCTGGGCGCCTTCCGCAAATACGAGCGGGAGCACGCCACCCATCACACTTTCCTGGGCGACCGCATGCATGACAAGGATTTCGAGAACCTTCAGGTATTCCGGATCGACGCGCCCGTGACCCGTGGCAGCTTGCTGCGCCACGTCGTGACGCCGCTGCTGTGCCTGCACATCCGTCGCTACTTCCCGGTCGACCTGTCGTTCGAGGATGGCCGGGGGGTTGGCATCGCCAAAATGGCTTTACTGGCGGCTGTCGGCGCGGGGGCGTGGCTGGCGCCGTTGACGACCGTGTTGATGGTGCTCGTGCCTTACCTCTACGTCATGACCGCCATCAACTATTGGAACGATTGCGTCGATCATGCCGGTTTGATCGGAGAAAGCGACGATCTCTACGCCTCGCGGAACCTGATCCTGCCGCAGCCGGTGCGGGCCCTGCTGTTCCCGCGCAACGATTGTTACCACCTCGTCCATCATCTGTTTCCGAGCGTGCCGGTGCAGCATCTGCCAGCCTGCCATCGAAGGTTGATGACCGATCCTGTTTACGCCGCACTCCGCCACCATCCCCGACTGCCGCGTTCGCAACCGGCCGGTCAGGTCGGATGGAGTGCGCCATGA
- a CDS encoding 6,7-dimethyl-8-ribityllumazine synthase yields the protein MADAPHILIVEARYYEDVGEHLLSGAVQALEAAGATYEVVQVPGAFEIPTAIRISVRSLDFYSGRPRPDGYVALGCVIRGETTHYDYVCQESARKLQDISAEHCLALGYGILTVENHAQAMARADVNRKNKGGEAAGACLQMLQVKRRFNLYPR from the coding sequence ATGGCCGACGCGCCGCACATTCTGATCGTCGAAGCACGCTACTACGAGGACGTAGGCGAGCATTTGCTGAGTGGCGCGGTCCAGGCTTTGGAGGCGGCGGGCGCCACCTACGAAGTGGTGCAGGTCCCAGGGGCATTCGAAATCCCGACCGCGATCCGCATCTCCGTACGCTCGCTCGATTTCTACTCTGGTCGGCCGCGGCCCGACGGCTATGTCGCACTCGGTTGCGTGATCCGGGGAGAGACGACGCATTACGACTACGTCTGTCAGGAAAGCGCCCGCAAGTTGCAGGACATCTCCGCTGAACATTGCCTGGCGCTGGGCTATGGCATCCTGACAGTGGAAAACCACGCGCAGGCGATGGCGCGCGCGGACGTGAACCGCAAGAACAAAGGCGGCGAGGCCGCTGGTGCCTGCCTGCAGATGCTGCAGGTCAAGCGGCGGTTCAACCTGTATCCGCGCTGA
- the glyA gene encoding serine hydroxymethyltransferase: MTAHSNAAQDQQAPNGFFTESLKDSDPELFGSIEKELSRQQNQIELIASENIVSKAVLEAMGSVLTNKYAEGYPGKRYYGGCEYVDIAEELAIERAKKLFGCAYANVQPHSGAQANQSVMLALLKPGDTILGMSLSAGGHLTHGAAPNLSGKWFNAVQYGVRQDDGRIDYDEVERLAVEHKPKLILAGGSAYPRHIDFKRFREIADKVGAWFQVDMAHFAGLVAGGVHPNPLEHAHVVTSTTHKTLRCARGGIVLTDDEWIAKKINGAVFPGLQGGPLMHIIAGKAAGFGEALRPEFRAYSQRVVDNAKALASRLMEHGLDTVTGGTDTHLALVDLRPKGITGKAAEESLDRAGITCNKNGVPFDPEKPTVTSGIRLGAPAATTRGFGPEEFRQVADLIARVLDGLRDNPQDNSAVEQAVKADVQELCKRFPIYSGGAQTA; the protein is encoded by the coding sequence ATGACCGCTCATAGCAACGCCGCACAGGACCAGCAGGCCCCGAATGGATTCTTCACGGAATCCTTGAAGGACAGCGATCCCGAGCTGTTCGGCTCGATCGAGAAGGAACTGTCCCGCCAGCAGAACCAGATCGAGTTGATCGCCTCGGAAAACATCGTCTCCAAGGCGGTGCTCGAGGCGATGGGCTCGGTGCTCACCAACAAGTACGCCGAAGGCTATCCCGGCAAGCGCTACTACGGCGGCTGCGAGTACGTCGACATCGCTGAAGAACTCGCGATCGAGCGTGCCAAGAAGCTGTTCGGCTGCGCCTACGCGAACGTGCAGCCGCACTCCGGCGCGCAGGCCAACCAGTCGGTGATGCTGGCGCTGTTGAAGCCAGGCGACACCATCCTGGGGATGTCGTTGTCGGCTGGCGGTCACCTGACGCATGGCGCGGCGCCGAACCTGTCGGGCAAGTGGTTCAACGCCGTACAGTACGGCGTGCGCCAGGACGATGGTCGGATTGACTACGACGAGGTGGAGCGCCTGGCGGTCGAGCATAAGCCGAAGCTGATCCTGGCCGGCGGCTCCGCCTATCCGCGCCATATCGATTTCAAGCGCTTCCGAGAGATCGCCGACAAGGTCGGGGCCTGGTTCCAGGTCGACATGGCGCACTTCGCCGGTCTGGTCGCCGGGGGCGTGCACCCGAATCCGCTCGAGCATGCCCACGTCGTGACCTCGACCACGCACAAGACTTTGCGTTGTGCGCGCGGCGGCATCGTGCTGACCGACGACGAATGGATCGCGAAGAAGATCAACGGCGCCGTGTTCCCGGGCCTGCAGGGTGGGCCGCTGATGCACATCATCGCCGGCAAGGCTGCCGGCTTCGGCGAAGCGCTGCGGCCGGAATTCCGTGCCTATAGCCAACGCGTCGTCGACAATGCCAAGGCGCTGGCGAGCCGGCTCATGGAGCATGGCCTGGACACGGTTACCGGCGGCACGGACACCCACTTGGCTTTGGTCGATCTGCGGCCGAAGGGGATCACCGGCAAGGCGGCGGAAGAGTCGCTCGATCGCGCCGGCATTACCTGCAACAAGAACGGCGTTCCGTTCGATCCGGAAAAGCCTACGGTCACCTCAGGCATCCGTTTGGGTGCGCCGGCGGCGACGACCCGCGGATTTGGGCCGGAAGAGTTCCGGCAGGTTGCTGATCTGATCGCCCGCGTGCTGGATGGCCTGCGCGACAACCCGCAAGATAACAGCGCTGTCGAGCAGGCAGTGAAGGCGGATGTGCAGGAGCTGTGCAAGCGCTTCCCGATCTACTCGGGTGGGGCGCAGACGGCGTAA
- the rpiB gene encoding ribose 5-phosphate isomerase B, producing the protein MTNSQSIAGQLVAFAADHAGVALKDALAQELREAGAEVIDLGTHGEDSVDYPDYGTAMAHAIADGRAALGVLVCGTGIGISIAANRNPAVRAARCANTTDARLARQHNDANVLALGARTMGVEVARDCLRVFLTTAFEGGRHQRRVDKLTDA; encoded by the coding sequence ATGACCAACAGTCAATCCATCGCTGGCCAACTGGTTGCGTTCGCCGCCGATCATGCTGGTGTGGCGCTTAAGGATGCGCTCGCGCAGGAGTTGCGGGAGGCTGGCGCCGAGGTCATCGATCTTGGCACCCATGGCGAAGACTCGGTTGACTACCCGGATTACGGCACCGCGATGGCCCATGCGATCGCGGACGGACGGGCGGCGCTTGGGGTGCTGGTCTGTGGTACCGGCATCGGCATTTCGATCGCAGCCAACCGCAATCCGGCGGTGCGCGCGGCGCGTTGCGCCAACACCACCGACGCGCGGCTTGCCCGGCAGCACAACGACGCCAACGTCCTCGCGCTGGGCGCTCGGACAATGGGGGTTGAAGTGGCCCGGGATTGCCTGCGCGTTTTTTTGACCACCGCGTTCGAAGGCGGCCGGCACCAGCGCCGGGTCGACAAGCTGACCGACGCCTGA
- a CDS encoding branched-chain amino acid ABC transporter permease → MSGIIEYGMFTLCLIGIFGILTLGLNIQWGLTGLFNIGVTAFAAVGAYTSGILTAPPSDAHLGGFGMPLLVGIAGAIIVSGILALCVGLITLNLRADYLAIASIGIAEIVRLFLKTEGWLTGGVRGMEIGRPFEGWLGGNFTLNYLIFTILVVAVLYVLLEIARRAPWGRVLRSIRENEDSTMAAGKSVLAFRLQAFVLGSCVMGLGGAMYAHFFGFVSPEAFRPMIFTFLVWVMLIAGGSGNNKGALVGAFVIWLIWSGSEFMTGMLPADLSTRAGSVRILLVGLLLEIILVTRPEGLLSEAGERKRQIARERRRAGEEG, encoded by the coding sequence ATGTCGGGCATCATCGAATACGGGATGTTCACCCTCTGCCTGATCGGCATTTTCGGCATCCTGACCCTGGGGCTGAACATCCAATGGGGCCTCACCGGGCTGTTCAACATCGGTGTCACCGCCTTTGCCGCCGTCGGGGCCTACACCAGCGGTATCCTAACCGCGCCGCCGTCGGACGCCCATTTGGGGGGCTTTGGGATGCCCCTTCTGGTGGGCATTGCCGGGGCGATCATCGTGAGTGGCATCCTGGCCCTGTGCGTCGGCTTGATCACGCTCAACCTGCGCGCCGATTACCTGGCGATCGCCTCGATCGGCATCGCCGAGATCGTGCGCCTTTTCCTCAAGACCGAAGGCTGGCTGACCGGTGGCGTACGCGGCATGGAGATCGGGCGGCCGTTCGAGGGCTGGCTGGGCGGCAACTTCACGCTCAACTACCTGATCTTCACGATTCTTGTGGTCGCGGTGCTTTATGTCCTCCTGGAAATTGCCCGACGCGCCCCCTGGGGCCGCGTGTTGCGCTCGATCCGGGAGAACGAGGATTCCACGATGGCCGCAGGCAAGAGCGTGTTGGCCTTCCGGCTGCAGGCGTTCGTGCTTGGGTCCTGCGTGATGGGGCTGGGCGGCGCGATGTATGCCCACTTCTTCGGCTTCGTAAGCCCGGAAGCCTTCCGCCCGATGATCTTTACCTTCCTGGTCTGGGTGATGTTGATCGCCGGGGGAAGCGGCAACAACAAGGGCGCGCTGGTCGGCGCCTTCGTGATCTGGCTGATCTGGTCGGGGTCCGAATTCATGACCGGTATGCTGCCGGCCGACCTGTCGACCCGGGCGGGCTCGGTCCGCATCCTGCTGGTGGGGCTGCTGTTGGAGATTATCCTGGTGACCCGGCCCGAAGGCTTGCTGTCCGAGGCCGGCGAGCGCAAGCGTCAGATCGCCCGTGAACGGCGCCGCGCTGGCGAAGAAGGATAG
- a CDS encoding ABC transporter substrate-binding protein gives MNTRLTGIALSALMAGAAAAGPAAAQDVEIGAVMPLTGDLADFGETSSKGVELAIKEINAAGGVLGEDLGLSIADTRTSPQAGVDAAKKLVNVENVAGLVGALSSGVTIPIAKSVSSQEGVPQISNASTSPVITNLEDNGYLFRTIPSDQLQGVVLGDIVYDEGVRSVAAVYVNNDYGEGLAEVFKSQFEKRGGKVTTMLPYEKGKASYRGELSNAASGDPDALLLVGYPENGITILRQALEEAYFDQFIMTDGMKTPKVVEAIGGQYLANTIGSTPTAFDTDGAEAFTKAYQDEYGSLPPKPFIDTAYDGTYLLALAMQAAGSTDGEKVRDALHDVSNPPGVKVGPGEWAKALEALKNGEEVNYEGAAGPHDFDENGDVPGIIEHWTFTEDGGVKTIRKVTGGGA, from the coding sequence ATGAACACACGTCTGACAGGGATCGCGTTGTCCGCCCTAATGGCGGGCGCCGCCGCGGCCGGTCCGGCTGCGGCACAGGACGTCGAGATCGGCGCGGTGATGCCACTTACCGGCGACCTCGCCGACTTCGGCGAGACCTCCAGCAAGGGCGTCGAACTGGCGATCAAGGAAATCAATGCCGCCGGCGGCGTTCTAGGCGAGGATTTGGGCCTGTCGATCGCCGACACCCGGACCAGCCCGCAAGCCGGCGTTGACGCTGCCAAGAAGCTGGTGAACGTCGAGAATGTCGCTGGACTGGTCGGCGCACTGTCCTCCGGGGTGACCATTCCGATCGCGAAAAGCGTCTCCTCGCAAGAGGGGGTGCCGCAGATCTCCAACGCGTCGACCTCCCCCGTGATCACGAATTTGGAGGACAACGGTTACCTGTTCCGGACGATCCCCTCCGACCAGTTGCAGGGCGTGGTGCTGGGCGACATCGTTTATGACGAGGGCGTACGCTCTGTCGCGGCGGTATACGTCAACAACGACTACGGCGAGGGCCTTGCGGAGGTTTTCAAGTCGCAGTTCGAGAAGCGCGGCGGCAAGGTGACCACCATGTTGCCTTACGAGAAGGGCAAGGCGTCCTATCGCGGCGAGCTGTCCAACGCCGCCAGCGGCGACCCGGACGCGCTGCTGCTCGTCGGCTACCCAGAGAACGGCATCACCATTCTCCGGCAGGCACTTGAAGAAGCCTACTTCGATCAGTTCATCATGACCGACGGCATGAAAACGCCGAAGGTCGTGGAAGCCATCGGCGGTCAGTATCTGGCGAACACGATCGGCTCGACGCCAACGGCGTTCGATACCGATGGGGCCGAAGCCTTCACAAAAGCCTATCAGGACGAATACGGCAGCCTGCCACCGAAGCCGTTCATCGATACGGCATATGACGGCACTTATCTGCTGGCGCTCGCCATGCAAGCGGCCGGCTCGACCGACGGGGAAAAAGTACGCGACGCGCTCCATGACGTCTCCAACCCGCCAGGCGTCAAGGTCGGCCCGGGCGAGTGGGCCAAGGCCCTTGAGGCGCTGAAAAACGGCGAAGAGGTCAACTACGAAGGCGCCGCTGGTCCGCACGACTTCGATGAGAACGGCGACGTGCCGGGCATCATCGAACACTGGACCTTCACCGAAGACGGAGGCGTCAAAACCATCCGCAAGGTGACCGGCGGCGGCGCATAA
- the ribD gene encoding bifunctional diaminohydroxyphosphoribosylaminopyrimidine deaminase/5-amino-6-(5-phosphoribosylamino)uracil reductase RibD, with amino-acid sequence MDGALALARRGLGRTAPNPAVGCILVRDGRVLGRGWTQPGGRPHAETEAIRRAEAADPDGARGATCYVTLEPCAHHGKTPPCVDALIAAGVSRVVAALEDPDPRVAGAGLARLRDAGVEVDTGVQAEAAAEVNAGYLLMRQQDRPLVTLKAATTLDGRIATHTGESRWITGEAARAQGHLLRARHDAIVVGSGTAVVDNPALTVRLPGMTEYGPRRVVLDGRLRLPLTHALVRDATEVPTLLMTRQDSPTDRLQAYRDAGVEIASLPTDSNGALSLTAALHELAVRGITRVLVEGGGQLAAGLLRYSLVDRLVWFRSARVVGGDGIPAIAGFGLDALADTPRFRLAGATSVGEDVMETYVAVA; translated from the coding sequence ATGGACGGCGCGCTGGCGCTCGCCCGCCGTGGGCTCGGGCGCACTGCGCCGAACCCGGCGGTTGGCTGTATTCTGGTGCGCGACGGGCGCGTTCTGGGCCGTGGCTGGACCCAGCCGGGCGGTCGCCCGCATGCGGAGACCGAAGCGATTCGCCGAGCCGAAGCGGCCGATCCAGACGGTGCGCGCGGCGCGACCTGTTATGTGACCCTCGAACCCTGTGCTCACCACGGCAAGACGCCGCCCTGCGTCGATGCGCTGATCGCCGCCGGCGTGTCGCGCGTTGTCGCCGCGTTGGAAGATCCGGACCCGCGGGTTGCAGGCGCCGGTTTGGCGCGTCTGCGCGACGCCGGGGTTGAGGTCGACACGGGCGTCCAGGCTGAGGCCGCGGCGGAGGTCAATGCGGGCTATCTGTTGATGCGCCAGCAGGACCGCCCCTTGGTCACGCTCAAGGCCGCGACGACGTTGGACGGCCGGATCGCCACCCATACGGGCGAGAGCCGCTGGATTACCGGGGAGGCCGCCCGGGCGCAGGGGCATCTCCTGCGCGCGCGGCACGACGCCATCGTGGTCGGCAGCGGGACGGCGGTCGTGGACAACCCGGCGCTTACCGTGCGTCTGCCGGGTATGACGGAGTATGGCCCGCGGCGTGTCGTACTGGACGGTCGGTTGCGGTTGCCGCTGACCCACGCCCTGGTGCGGGATGCCACAGAAGTTCCGACTCTCTTGATGACCCGTCAGGATAGCCCCACAGACCGGTTGCAGGCGTATCGCGACGCGGGGGTCGAGATCGCGTCCTTGCCGACCGACAGCAACGGCGCCCTGTCGTTGACGGCCGCGCTCCACGAACTGGCCGTGCGCGGGATCACCCGTGTGTTGGTCGAGGGGGGCGGCCAGTTGGCCGCGGGACTGCTGCGCTACAGTCTGGTCGACCGGTTGGTCTGGTTCCGGAGCGCGCGGGTGGTTGGCGGCGACGGCATCCCCGCGATTGCCGGTTTCGGTCTCGACGCGTTGGCCGACACACCGCGTTTCCGGCTGGCGGGTGCGACATCGGTGGGCGAAGATGTGATGGAAACCTATGTCGCAGTGGCCTAA
- the nrdR gene encoding transcriptional regulator NrdR → MRCPFCSNDDTQVKDSRPTDDNQAIRRRRHCPNCGARFTTFERVQLRELTVVKANEKREPFDRDKLMRSMQIALRKRPVDPERLERVVNGIVRRLESSGESEIPAKMIGEMTMDALATLDQVGYVRYASVYKNFHEARDFETFVGTLEGDQDNV, encoded by the coding sequence ATGCGCTGTCCTTTTTGCAGCAACGACGATACGCAGGTTAAGGACTCGCGTCCGACCGACGACAATCAGGCGATCCGCCGGCGCCGGCACTGCCCGAACTGCGGTGCACGCTTCACCACCTTCGAGCGGGTTCAGCTGCGCGAGTTGACGGTGGTGAAGGCGAACGAGAAGCGCGAGCCGTTCGACCGCGATAAGCTGATGCGGTCGATGCAGATCGCCCTGCGCAAGCGTCCGGTGGACCCGGAACGCCTGGAGCGGGTGGTCAACGGCATCGTCCGTCGGCTGGAAAGCTCCGGGGAGAGCGAGATTCCGGCTAAGATGATCGGCGAGATGACCATGGACGCGCTCGCCACGCTGGATCAGGTGGGCTACGTGCGCTACGCCTCGGTCTACAAGAATTTTCACGAGGCCCGGGATTTCGAGACCTTCGTTGGCACCCTCGAAGGCGACCAAGACAACGTCTAG